In a genomic window of Methanosarcina horonobensis HB-1 = JCM 15518:
- a CDS encoding RNA-guided endonuclease InsQ/TnpB family protein — MHLTAKVKIYPTDEQLKVLWELSDKCCSLYNLALAERKDAWKLERKNIKYVDQQNKLPDLKKRNPEYKAVYSKTLQGVLKKLDADHRSFFALRKNGDLNARPPNFKNRKYFQTIPYNQSGFYQSGSVISFSHKINDTKLVFYIGKKFENIKQIEIYNDDPFHAKGDFYISVTYEVATPEYIDNGCYQTIDAGITKIVTCINLKGKFHEIKSPRPDKYWQPKMDKIKSRKDHCKKKSRKWVKLHGNYRIMERKKSNQLRDFQHKLSKKMVNNTKANTIIVGNLKVKNMAQSKKLKGKRKRAMNRSIQNQGYLSRFIEFLAYKAELIGKKVIKIDESYTSKTCYVCGKIHDMPLWKRNMECDCGNYIDRDRNSAINIMTNFLSQNALWTGYQKFSDNLRQTGLPTSIRFFEPYPQMT, encoded by the coding sequence ATGCATTTAACGGCAAAAGTTAAGATTTATCCAACAGATGAACAATTGAAAGTCCTGTGGGAACTTTCAGATAAATGTTGTTCTCTGTATAACCTGGCTTTAGCCGAAAGAAAAGATGCATGGAAACTTGAAAGAAAGAACATCAAGTATGTAGATCAACAAAACAAATTGCCAGATCTCAAGAAAAGAAATCCTGAATATAAAGCGGTTTATTCAAAGACTTTACAGGGAGTTCTTAAAAAACTTGATGCGGATCATAGATCTTTTTTTGCTCTCAGGAAAAACGGAGATCTAAATGCCAGACCTCCAAATTTCAAAAACAGGAAATATTTTCAAACAATTCCTTATAATCAAAGCGGATTTTATCAGAGTGGTAGTGTCATTTCTTTCTCTCATAAAATAAATGACACCAAACTTGTTTTTTATATAGGGAAAAAATTTGAAAATATAAAACAAATTGAGATCTATAATGACGACCCTTTCCATGCTAAAGGAGATTTCTATATTTCTGTTACTTATGAAGTAGCCACACCTGAATATATTGATAATGGTTGTTATCAGACTATAGATGCAGGAATAACAAAAATAGTAACCTGTATCAATCTTAAAGGAAAATTTCATGAAATAAAAAGTCCCAGACCTGACAAATATTGGCAACCAAAAATGGATAAAATCAAATCCCGAAAGGATCATTGTAAAAAGAAAAGTAGGAAATGGGTAAAACTTCATGGAAATTACAGGATAATGGAAAGGAAAAAATCTAATCAACTGAGGGATTTCCAGCATAAACTGTCAAAGAAAATGGTCAATAATACTAAGGCTAATACTATTATTGTTGGGAATCTGAAAGTTAAAAACATGGCTCAATCCAAAAAACTTAAAGGAAAAAGAAAAAGAGCTATGAATAGATCCATTCAAAATCAAGGATATTTATCTCGCTTCATCGAATTTTTAGCCTATAAAGCAGAACTTATAGGTAAAAAGGTAATAAAAATTGATGAAAGCTATACTTCCAAAACGTGTTATGTCTGTGGGAAAATCCACGATATGCCACTCTGGAAACGAAATATGGAATGTGATTGCGGAAACTACATTGATAGAGATCGCAATAGTGCAATCAATATCATGACAAATTTCCTATCACAGAATGCCTTGTGGACAGGCTATCAGAAATTCTCTGATAATCTTCGACAAACAGGTTTGCCGACGTCGATAAGGTTCTTCGAGCCTTATCCACAAATGACGTAA
- a CDS encoding radical SAM/SPASM domain-containing protein, translated as MLGSYEIEYEGRRYFGNVVLREYHIFEHDNAHYLVDVGNKAVSPISARLASMIKKVDSAFGCLIPESAMEELRKLKLVAGEEDETSEAVADGESIGSCEEFEYPVVNISLFLAQECNMRCVYCYGGGGHYAGKGMMTEETAFRAVDWLMENSKKAESVSISFFGGEPLMNFSLMRKIVPFAKRQGMRKGKQVFFSITTNGSLLNEEIITFLKEEKIRTFISFDGPSEYQNSQRPFKNGKGSYDKVSANIQKLRAVIPHLTGRATLCGEADPFRVKEGMERAGFTTCFITKASPVLLNTQLADIPSAREEALQRMLAFNRKETEQLLAAIRARAIDKNYLPGLLHVMAEMDFGQKRYYGCGIGKGMVAISADGDIYPCHRFVGIEELRFGNIADYHIEGLNDYWRAVVDHLPECWSCWARYFCGGGCFYNNKAHTGDMHRPEPLYCRETKAMFEGLIHLFCDLSKDDKEFLKGIIKYVTEKRIFKMPINPTINK; from the coding sequence ATGTTAGGCTCTTACGAAATAGAGTATGAAGGGCGGAGGTACTTCGGCAACGTCGTGTTGCGAGAATACCATATTTTCGAACATGATAATGCACATTATCTGGTCGACGTGGGCAATAAGGCAGTCTCCCCAATCTCCGCCCGGTTGGCATCTATGATCAAGAAGGTGGATTCAGCTTTCGGCTGTCTGATTCCGGAATCCGCCATGGAGGAGTTGCGCAAATTAAAGCTGGTTGCCGGAGAGGAGGATGAGACGTCCGAGGCTGTGGCGGATGGCGAGTCGATAGGATCATGCGAGGAATTCGAGTATCCGGTGGTTAACATCTCCCTTTTCCTTGCGCAAGAGTGCAATATGCGCTGTGTCTATTGCTATGGTGGCGGGGGGCATTATGCTGGGAAAGGAATGATGACGGAAGAAACAGCGTTCCGAGCGGTTGACTGGCTGATGGAAAATTCCAAAAAAGCCGAAAGCGTAAGTATCAGTTTTTTCGGGGGAGAACCCTTGATGAACTTTTCCTTGATGAGAAAAATCGTGCCTTTCGCCAAAAGACAGGGAATGAGAAAAGGGAAGCAGGTCTTCTTCAGCATCACAACTAACGGTTCGTTGTTGAATGAGGAGATCATCACATTTCTCAAGGAAGAAAAGATAAGAACCTTTATCAGCTTTGACGGTCCGTCCGAATACCAAAACAGTCAGCGTCCCTTCAAGAACGGTAAGGGATCGTATGATAAGGTCTCCGCAAATATCCAAAAGTTGCGGGCGGTTATCCCCCACCTGACGGGTCGAGCAACACTTTGTGGTGAGGCCGACCCTTTTCGGGTCAAAGAGGGAATGGAGCGAGCTGGATTCACAACCTGCTTTATTACCAAGGCTTCCCCCGTGCTTCTGAACACGCAGCTCGCAGATATTCCCTCGGCCAGAGAAGAAGCCTTGCAACGGATGCTGGCGTTTAATCGCAAGGAAACGGAGCAATTGCTCGCCGCTATAAGGGCAAGAGCGATCGATAAAAATTATCTGCCGGGTCTCTTGCACGTCATGGCAGAAATGGATTTCGGGCAGAAACGCTACTATGGATGCGGAATTGGTAAAGGTATGGTCGCCATCTCCGCAGACGGAGATATCTATCCCTGCCACAGGTTTGTGGGGATAGAGGAATTGCGTTTTGGGAATATTGCAGACTACCATATTGAAGGGTTAAACGACTATTGGAGGGCGGTCGTGGATCATTTGCCAGAATGCTGGAGTTGCTGGGCGCGCTATTTCTGCGGAGGCGGCTGCTTCTACAACAACAAGGCACATACTGGGGATATGCACAGACCTGAGCCCCTGTATTGTCGCGAAACGAAGGCAATGTTCGAAGGGCTGATCCATCTCTTTTGTGACTTGAGCAAGGATGACAAGGAGTTTCTGAAAGGCATCATTAAGTATGTGACCGAGAAGCGAATCTTTAAAATGCCCATCAACCCAACAATTAATAAGTGA
- a CDS encoding NHLP leader peptide family RiPP precursor — translation MNKQEQGKKIGQVITKAWNDESFKQRLLADTMAVLKEEGVDVPAGLEVRAVENTEKLVHMIIPLKPVSEEFKSAKLLLIAQNSGFHVIGCSCWQGEGIT, via the coding sequence ATGAATAAGCAAGAACAAGGCAAAAAGATAGGTCAGGTTATTACTAAAGCTTGGAATGACGAGTCCTTCAAACAGCGGTTACTCGCAGACACGATGGCTGTGCTTAAGGAAGAAGGAGTTGACGTGCCGGCGGGTTTGGAGGTGCGGGCAGTAGAGAACACCGAAAAATTGGTCCATATGATCATACCATTGAAGCCGGTTTCAGAAGAATTCAAGAGTGCAAAGCTTCTATTAATTGCGCAAAACAGTGGATTCCATGTCATAGGTTGTAGTTGTTGGCAAGGCGAGGGAATTACCTAA
- a CDS encoding NUDIX domain-containing protein, which translates to MLKTKKKRRSTAIIETPRGILVVAGRRGLYVLPGGGTNKGESITQAAVRELKEETGLIATNVRFLFQHVGHVQRAYSGVYFKDYHAV; encoded by the coding sequence ATGCTAAAGACAAAGAAAAAAAGACGAAGCACCGCGATTATTGAAACTCCCAGGGGCATACTGGTAGTTGCTGGTAGAAGAGGACTATATGTTCTCCCTGGGGGAGGGACGAATAAAGGAGAATCAATAACTCAAGCAGCTGTTAGAGAATTGAAAGAGGAAACGGGATTAATTGCAACTAATGTCAGATTTCTTTTCCAGCATGTAGGGCATGTGCAAAGAGCATACTCAGGTGTGTACTTTAAAGACTACCACGCCGTATGA
- the gltA gene encoding NADPH-dependent glutamate synthase encodes MQELHGEKPGKSKKERTPMPEQPAEERRKNFSEVALGYTKEDALAEASRCLACKDPKCVEGCPVNVDIPGFIQLVCEENFEGAIEKIKETNTLPAICGRVCPQETQCEARCVLGKKGQPVAIGRLERFCADYEREKGVKTPEAISPTGKKVAVVGSGPAGLTAAADLAKLGHKVTIFESLHKAGGVLSYGIPEFRLPKEIVRQEVEYIEKLGVEFKPNYIIGRIKTLDELCDDFDAVFLGTGAGLPNFMGIEGENLNGVYSANEFLTRVNLMKAYDPDYDTRVRHGKHVVVVGGGNVAMDAARSALRLGAEEVSIVYRRGEDEMPARREEIEHAKEEGITFRLLTNPVRILGDEKFNVTGVECIEMELGEPDKSGRRSPVIVEGSEFLVPADVVIIAIGTSPNPIIFKGSEGLEQNKRGTVVADEETGATSKCGVFAGGDVVTGAATVISAMGAGKKAAKAIDEYLKEE; translated from the coding sequence ATGCAAGAATTACATGGAGAAAAACCGGGAAAATCAAAGAAAGAAAGGACCCCTATGCCAGAGCAGCCTGCAGAAGAACGCAGAAAAAACTTCAGTGAAGTAGCCCTTGGCTACACGAAAGAAGATGCTCTTGCCGAAGCTTCCAGATGTCTTGCCTGCAAAGACCCGAAATGTGTTGAGGGCTGCCCTGTGAATGTGGATATTCCGGGTTTTATTCAACTGGTTTGTGAGGAGAACTTCGAAGGAGCGATCGAGAAAATCAAAGAAACAAATACCCTTCCTGCAATCTGCGGCCGCGTCTGCCCTCAGGAGACACAGTGCGAAGCCCGCTGCGTACTTGGGAAGAAGGGGCAGCCTGTTGCAATCGGAAGGCTTGAGCGCTTCTGTGCGGATTATGAGCGCGAAAAAGGTGTTAAGACTCCTGAGGCTATATCCCCCACAGGCAAGAAGGTTGCAGTTGTTGGTTCCGGTCCTGCCGGACTTACTGCCGCAGCAGACCTGGCAAAACTGGGACATAAAGTAACAATCTTTGAATCCCTGCACAAAGCCGGGGGAGTCCTGAGTTACGGCATCCCCGAGTTCAGGCTGCCAAAAGAAATTGTACGGCAGGAAGTGGAGTACATAGAAAAGCTCGGTGTAGAGTTCAAACCAAATTATATTATAGGCAGGATCAAAACTCTTGACGAACTCTGCGATGATTTCGATGCCGTTTTCCTGGGCACTGGCGCAGGGCTTCCTAACTTCATGGGGATAGAAGGCGAAAACTTAAACGGCGTATACTCTGCAAACGAGTTCCTGACTCGCGTAAACCTCATGAAAGCCTATGACCCCGATTATGATACCAGGGTCAGGCACGGCAAGCATGTTGTGGTTGTAGGAGGTGGAAACGTTGCAATGGACGCAGCCCGCTCCGCACTCCGCCTGGGCGCAGAAGAGGTAAGCATAGTCTATCGCCGCGGAGAAGACGAGATGCCCGCCCGCCGCGAAGAGATCGAGCATGCCAAAGAAGAAGGCATTACCTTCAGGCTTCTTACAAACCCTGTCCGCATCCTTGGCGACGAGAAGTTCAATGTTACGGGCGTCGAATGCATAGAAATGGAGCTCGGCGAGCCCGATAAGTCAGGCAGAAGAAGCCCTGTCATTGTAGAGGGTTCGGAATTCCTTGTGCCAGCAGACGTTGTGATTATTGCTATAGGCACCTCGCCTAACCCGATCATTTTCAAAGGCTCGGAAGGCCTTGAGCAGAACAAAAGAGGTACTGTGGTTGCCGACGAGGAAACCGGCGCAACCTCCAAATGCGGAGTCTTTGCAGGCGGAGACGTGGTCACAGGTGCAGCGACTGTAATCAGTGCAATGGGCGCAGGCAAAAAGGCGGCAAAAGCAATTGACGAGTATTTGAAAGAAGAGTGA
- a CDS encoding sulfide/dihydroorotate dehydrogenase-like FAD/NAD-binding protein, protein MAYRILEKEEIAPSVHKMVIDAPDVAKAAKAGQFIILRIDERGERVPLTIADFERETGTVTVIFQEMGKTTKQLAKLSAGDSLEDFVGPLGTPADVRKLGTVILVGGGVGVAPIYPQAKAYVSAGNRVISIIGARNKDLLILEDEMEKASSEVYIATDDGSKGHHGFVTDIMKSILDSGEKVARVVIIGPPIMMKVGAGVAFPYNVEILVSLNSIMVDGTGMCGGCRVTVGGETKFTCVDGPEFDARKVDFVQLMNRLAMYRGEEAKAVEKYEEECRCGLH, encoded by the coding sequence ATGGCATATAGAATACTGGAAAAGGAAGAAATCGCTCCATCGGTGCACAAAATGGTAATAGATGCTCCTGATGTAGCAAAGGCTGCAAAAGCCGGACAGTTCATAATCCTCAGGATTGATGAAAGGGGGGAAAGAGTTCCTCTTACAATTGCGGATTTTGAGAGAGAGACAGGCACGGTTACTGTAATTTTTCAGGAAATGGGCAAAACTACAAAACAGCTTGCAAAGCTTTCTGCAGGTGATTCCCTTGAGGACTTTGTCGGGCCCCTCGGAACCCCTGCTGACGTCAGAAAGCTCGGCACTGTAATTCTTGTAGGAGGAGGGGTAGGAGTTGCCCCTATTTACCCTCAGGCAAAGGCTTATGTGAGTGCAGGCAACAGGGTAATTTCAATTATCGGAGCCCGAAACAAGGACCTTCTCATCCTTGAAGACGAAATGGAGAAAGCCAGTTCCGAAGTGTACATAGCAACCGATGACGGGTCAAAAGGGCACCACGGGTTTGTGACCGATATTATGAAAAGTATCCTGGACAGCGGCGAAAAGGTTGCGAGGGTTGTAATTATCGGACCCCCGATCATGATGAAAGTAGGGGCAGGGGTTGCTTTTCCCTATAATGTGGAAATCCTTGTCAGCTTGAACTCCATAATGGTGGACGGAACAGGGATGTGCGGAGGCTGCAGGGTTACGGTCGGCGGAGAAACGAAGTTTACCTGCGTTGACGGGCCTGAATTTGACGCAAGAAAGGTCGATTTCGTCCAGCTAATGAACAGGCTTGCAATGTACCGTGGCGAAGAAGCAAAAGCTGTGGAAAAATACGAAGAAGAATGCAGGTGCGGACTGCACTGA